From the genome of Nasonia vitripennis strain AsymCx chromosome 1, Nvit_psr_1.1, whole genome shotgun sequence, one region includes:
- the LOC116415762 gene encoding TBC1 domain family member 13-like isoform X1, whose product MRLWPRRERELYKSFIDDLIVIPGESNLETGRVDVTTDDHSLNLDQNSKWQTFFKDNKVLLQIDKDVRRLCPDISFFQLGCEYPCKAIMHSNGQKRLHQRVHHTVLKSASVEEGSVSYQDRCFRKKGCRGLHTTGGWQGPLGSIRKNGRFCFTNLMAEIRDFFIKCLDKAKFGINAMISKLDTQVEIPSSKVLECHGHYYAKF is encoded by the coding sequence ATGAGACTCTGGccaagaagagagagagagctctacAAGTCCTTCATTGATGATCTTATTGTCATTCCTGGAGAGTCGAACCTGGAGACTGGTAGAGTGGATGTGACCACTGATGATCATTCGTTGAATCTCGATCAAAACAGTAAGTGGCAGACGTTCTTCAAGGACAACAAGGTACTGCTGCAGATCGATAAGGATGTCAGGAGGCTGTGCCCTGATATATCTTTCTTTCAGCTGGGCTGTGAGTATCCTTGTAAAGCCATTATGCACAGCAATGGTCAGAAGAGACTGCATCAGAGAGTTCATCACACTGTGTTGAAGAGTGCCAGTGTGGAGGAAGGGTCTGTGAGTTACCAAGATCGCTGTTTCCGCAAGAAAGGCTGCAGGGGATTACATACCACTGGAGGTTGGCAAGGCCCACTGGGAAGTATTAGAAAGAATGGGAGATTCTGCTTTACGAATCTCATGGCGGAGATCAGAGATTTCTTCATCAAGTGCCTGGATAAAGCCAAGTTTGGGATCAATGCCATGATAAGCAAACTCGATACACAG